From a single Lactococcus allomyrinae genomic region:
- a CDS encoding glycerol-3-phosphate dehydrogenase/oxidase → MPISREKNIETLKNHPEGWDFIIIGGGATGLGVAVDAASRGYKTVLLEQNDFAKSTSSRSTKLVHGGVRYLAQGDIALVREALHERGRLARNAQHLVKSQKFIIANRKTWEQPFYSVGMKFYDALAGKLNIGKSKIYSKKKVKEGIPKIKFDGLVGGVMYYDGQFDDARMAINLVQTATEHGAVLVNYAGVTGLKKSNGKLSGVSVKDNFTGESFELNGKVVINASGIFVDQIMSMDIKNHKPSVRPSQGVHLIVDGKFLGGDDAIMVPKTSDGRVLFCVPWHNKVILGTTDTPLTEFTLEPRPLEEEIDFILQTAGEYLEQAPTRDDVLCAYAGLRPLAAPKEGADPSKTKEISRSHKLFSNDSGLVTITGGKWTTYRQMAEETVDLGIKIGNLPVHDCITKTLTIHGSKTTTTQDREDWIYVYGTDGEKIRQLEKENPDLAQPLSDKYEFTGGEVVWAVREEMAQKLEDVLARRVRVLFLDARESKVIAPKVAHIMATELGYNKDWELEQVKDYNKLADGYIL, encoded by the coding sequence ATGCCGATTTCTCGTGAAAAAAATATAGAAACTCTCAAAAATCATCCTGAAGGATGGGATTTTATTATCATAGGTGGAGGAGCAACAGGACTGGGAGTTGCCGTTGATGCTGCTTCTCGTGGATATAAAACTGTTCTACTTGAACAAAATGACTTTGCAAAATCAACTTCAAGTCGGTCAACAAAACTCGTCCACGGAGGCGTTCGCTACCTTGCACAAGGCGATATTGCTCTTGTTCGAGAAGCCCTTCATGAACGCGGCCGCCTAGCACGTAATGCTCAGCATCTTGTTAAAAGTCAAAAATTCATTATCGCCAACCGAAAAACTTGGGAACAACCTTTTTACTCCGTTGGTATGAAGTTCTATGACGCCTTAGCTGGAAAACTCAATATTGGAAAATCAAAAATTTATTCCAAGAAAAAAGTTAAAGAAGGGATTCCTAAAATCAAGTTTGATGGCTTAGTTGGCGGTGTCATGTACTATGATGGACAATTTGATGATGCCAGAATGGCAATAAATCTCGTCCAAACCGCGACAGAACATGGTGCTGTTCTAGTCAACTATGCTGGTGTTACAGGATTAAAAAAATCAAACGGAAAACTTTCAGGAGTGTCCGTCAAAGATAATTTTACAGGTGAATCTTTTGAGCTAAATGGAAAAGTTGTCATCAACGCTTCAGGCATCTTCGTTGACCAAATTATGTCTATGGACATCAAAAATCACAAACCCTCGGTTCGTCCATCCCAAGGAGTCCATTTGATTGTCGATGGAAAATTTTTGGGAGGCGATGATGCGATTATGGTTCCTAAAACTTCAGATGGCCGCGTTCTTTTCTGTGTTCCTTGGCACAATAAGGTTATCTTAGGAACAACAGACACGCCTTTAACAGAGTTTACTCTAGAGCCTCGTCCACTTGAAGAGGAAATTGACTTTATTCTTCAAACAGCAGGTGAATATCTTGAACAAGCACCAACCCGTGATGATGTACTCTGTGCCTATGCAGGACTTCGTCCACTCGCTGCCCCAAAAGAAGGTGCTGATCCTTCCAAAACAAAAGAAATCTCACGAAGCCATAAACTATTCAGTAATGATTCTGGTCTCGTCACTATCACTGGTGGCAAATGGACAACCTATCGTCAAATGGCAGAAGAAACTGTTGATCTAGGGATAAAAATTGGAAATCTGCCTGTTCATGACTGTATCACAAAAACACTCACTATTCATGGTTCAAAGACAACAACAACGCAAGACCGTGAAGACTGGATTTACGTCTATGGAACCGACGGTGAAAAGATTCGTCAACTTGAAAAAGAGAATCCAGACCTTGCTCAGCCACTCTCTGATAAATATGAGTTCACTGGAGGTGAGGTCGTCTGGGCAGTTCGCGAAGAAATGGCACAAAAACTTGAAGATGTCCTCGCTAGACGTGTTCGTGTTTTATTCCTTGATGCACGCGAATCTAAAGTAATTGCTCCAAAGGTCGCTCATATTATGGCAACAGAGTTAGGATACAACAAAGATTGGGAACTTGAACAAGTCAAAGATTATAATAAATTAGCTGATGGATATATTTTATAA
- the glpK gene encoding glycerol kinase GlpK — MSEGLPLQSTEQPQYIMAIDQGTTSSRAIIFDHDGKHVGTSQKEFTQYFPEAGWVEHDANEIWNSVQSVIAGAFIESGIKPYQIAGIGITNQRETTVVWDKKTGLPIYHAIVWQSRQSASIADQLKDAGHAELFHKKTGLIIDSYFSATKIRWILDHVEGAQERAEKGELLFGTIDSWLVYKLTDGKVHVTDYSNASRTMLFNINTLEWDQEILDILNIPAAMLPKAVSNSEIYGLTKTYHFFGSKVPIAGMAGDQQAALFGQMAFEPGMVKNTYGTGSFIVMNTGDKPQLSHNNLLTTIGYGINGEINYALEGSVFVAGSSIQWLRDGLKIITKASESEAAALESKSEDEVYMVPAFVGLGAPYWDQDARGAIFGLTRGTTDKDLIKATLQGIAYQVRDILGAMAEDTGIDIPVLKVDGGATNNDYLMQFQADILNTSVQRAGDLETTALGAAFLAGLAVGYWKDLDELKSSAKEGKRFDVQMNDKRREKLYSGWKKAVEATRTFK; from the coding sequence ATGTCTGAAGGATTACCATTGCAATCCACCGAACAACCACAATATATCATGGCGATTGACCAAGGTACAACAAGCTCGCGCGCCATTATCTTTGACCATGATGGCAAGCACGTAGGAACTAGCCAAAAAGAATTTACCCAATACTTCCCTGAAGCAGGCTGGGTCGAACATGATGCCAATGAAATTTGGAATTCTGTTCAATCCGTCATTGCAGGAGCCTTCATTGAATCAGGAATAAAGCCCTACCAAATCGCGGGAATAGGAATCACCAACCAACGTGAAACGACTGTCGTTTGGGATAAAAAAACAGGACTCCCTATTTATCATGCGATTGTTTGGCAATCTCGCCAATCCGCAAGTATTGCAGACCAACTTAAAGATGCTGGTCATGCTGAACTTTTCCACAAAAAAACAGGACTTATTATTGACTCCTACTTCTCTGCAACCAAGATTCGTTGGATTTTGGACCATGTAGAAGGTGCACAAGAACGTGCAGAAAAAGGTGAACTTCTTTTCGGTACCATTGACAGCTGGCTGGTCTACAAACTCACCGATGGCAAAGTTCACGTCACTGACTATTCTAACGCCAGTCGTACCATGCTCTTCAACATCAATACACTTGAGTGGGACCAAGAAATCCTTGATATTTTAAATATTCCAGCAGCTATGCTCCCTAAGGCTGTATCCAATTCAGAAATTTATGGCCTCACCAAAACTTATCACTTCTTTGGCTCTAAAGTTCCTATTGCAGGAATGGCAGGTGACCAACAAGCCGCACTCTTTGGGCAAATGGCTTTCGAACCTGGCATGGTAAAAAATACTTATGGAACAGGTTCGTTCATCGTGATGAACACCGGAGATAAGCCACAACTCTCTCACAATAATCTACTTACTACAATCGGCTACGGCATTAATGGTGAAATCAACTATGCCCTTGAAGGCTCTGTATTCGTTGCCGGATCTTCTATACAGTGGCTACGTGATGGTCTCAAAATTATCACTAAAGCCAGTGAATCCGAAGCTGCAGCACTCGAGTCAAAAAGCGAAGATGAAGTTTATATGGTTCCTGCCTTTGTCGGACTTGGAGCGCCTTATTGGGACCAAGACGCACGTGGCGCTATCTTCGGATTAACACGTGGCACAACGGATAAAGACCTGATTAAAGCAACTTTGCAAGGCATTGCCTATCAAGTTCGAGATATTCTGGGTGCAATGGCAGAAGATACAGGGATAGATATCCCTGTACTAAAAGTTGATGGTGGTGCTACTAACAATGACTATCTTATGCAATTCCAAGCCGACATCTTAAATACCTCTGTTCAGCGTGCGGGCGATTTAGAAACAACAGCACTTGGTGCAGCCTTCCTTGCAGGACTTGCTGTTGGCTATTGGAAAGACCTTGATGAGCTTAAATCCTCTGCAAAAGAAGGTAAACGTTTTGATGTCCAAATGAATGATAAACGCCGTGAAAAGCTTTATTCAGGATGGAAAAAAGCAGTTGAAGCAACACGTACTTTCAAATAA
- the hemL gene encoding glutamate-1-semialdehyde 2,1-aminomutase, producing MFEKSVKAFDEAKKVLPGGVNSPVRAFKSVDMNPVFIDHGAGSRLYDIDGNEYIDYVLSWGPLVLGHAEQSVVSALEASVSRGTSFGAPTEIETDLAELVIRRVPSVEMVRMVNSGTEATMSALRLARGVTGRNKIVKFEGSYHGHADSLLIKAGSGVATLGLPDSPGVPAGIAENTLTVPYNDLVALRVAFEHFGADIAAVIVEPVGGNMGCVPPVAGFLEGLREITAEFGALLIFDEVMTGFRVDYNCAQGKFGIEPDITCFGKIIGGGLPVGAYGGRREIMEQIAPSGPIYQAGTLSGNPLAMTAGLETLKQLSVDDYVEFERKAARLLSGFELAAKKYGIALSTSHVGGMMGVFFTNETVVNFETAKTADTVMFARFFKKMLEQGIYLPASQFETWFLSTAHTDADIDATIAACDRAFAELVREN from the coding sequence ATGTTTGAAAAATCAGTAAAAGCTTTTGATGAAGCTAAAAAAGTGCTACCTGGTGGGGTAAATAGTCCTGTACGGGCTTTTAAATCTGTTGATATGAACCCTGTATTTATTGACCATGGTGCTGGAAGCAGGCTTTACGATATTGATGGCAATGAATATATTGATTATGTATTGTCTTGGGGACCATTGGTTCTTGGACACGCAGAGCAGTCGGTTGTGAGTGCCTTAGAGGCTAGTGTGTCACGTGGGACGTCTTTTGGTGCACCAACAGAAATTGAAACTGATTTAGCTGAGCTTGTCATTCGTCGAGTGCCATCTGTTGAGATGGTTCGGATGGTGAATTCAGGAACGGAGGCGACAATGTCTGCTCTGCGTCTTGCACGTGGTGTGACTGGGCGCAATAAGATTGTGAAATTTGAGGGTTCGTATCATGGACACGCGGATTCGTTGTTAATTAAGGCGGGGTCTGGTGTGGCAACGCTTGGTTTACCTGACTCTCCTGGAGTGCCTGCTGGTATTGCGGAGAATACTTTGACGGTGCCTTACAATGATTTGGTAGCTTTGCGTGTTGCTTTTGAACATTTTGGTGCTGATATTGCAGCAGTCATTGTTGAACCAGTGGGAGGAAACATGGGTTGTGTTCCGCCTGTTGCAGGTTTTTTGGAAGGCTTACGTGAGATTACAGCAGAGTTTGGCGCGCTTTTGATTTTTGATGAGGTGATGACTGGCTTTCGTGTGGATTACAATTGTGCTCAAGGTAAATTTGGTATTGAACCTGACATTACGTGCTTTGGAAAAATTATCGGTGGTGGTTTGCCTGTTGGAGCTTATGGTGGACGTCGTGAAATAATGGAACAAATTGCACCTAGTGGACCGATTTATCAGGCTGGAACTTTATCTGGGAATCCTTTAGCGATGACAGCTGGTTTGGAAACTTTGAAACAGTTATCAGTTGATGATTACGTGGAGTTTGAGCGTAAAGCGGCTAGATTATTGTCAGGATTTGAGCTGGCGGCTAAGAAGTATGGAATTGCTCTATCTACAAGTCATGTGGGAGGAATGATGGGTGTGTTTTTCACTAATGAGACAGTTGTTAATTTTGAAACAGCAAAAACAGCTGATACTGTGATGTTTGCACGTTTTTTCAAAAAAATGCTTGAGCAAGGGATTTATTTACCTGCTTCACAATTTGAAACATGGTTCTTGTCAACAGCACATACTGATGCAGATATTGATGCAACAATAGCAGCTTGTGACCGTGCTTTTGCAGAATTGGTAAGAGAAAATTGA
- the hemC gene encoding hydroxymethylbilane synthase, whose amino-acid sequence MRNLKVGTRKSPLAMKQTELVVDMLKAKHPELGIEIVGISTLGDRDQKSKLSEIGGKGIFAKEVERELIDSEIDFAVHSLKDLPAILPEGLVLAAHPKRANPLDCVVYPEYSEKRISDGGLRLGTGSSRRIKQLGLHFSDVETVPIRGKIETRLEKMLDEHLDGVVLACAGLERMGYLDHLLYEPLCPDNFVPAVGQGILGVECRMDDEEVFQLLKEISDPETEQMAIAERKFLELMNGNCDIPLGALAQRFDEEWVFNAFLAKDDNDAGRSVRFTGVNPLSLAVQAYEELMK is encoded by the coding sequence ATGAGAAATTTAAAAGTTGGAACGCGTAAGAGTCCGCTTGCTATGAAACAAACGGAACTGGTCGTTGATATGCTTAAAGCCAAACATCCTGAACTTGGGATTGAAATTGTTGGAATTTCGACATTAGGAGATAGAGACCAAAAATCTAAGCTTTCCGAAATTGGTGGAAAGGGAATTTTTGCAAAAGAAGTAGAGCGAGAATTGATTGATTCGGAGATTGATTTTGCGGTACATTCTTTAAAAGATTTGCCGGCAATATTACCTGAGGGTCTAGTTTTGGCGGCACATCCAAAGCGTGCAAATCCTTTGGATTGTGTGGTTTATCCTGAATATTCTGAAAAAAGAATTTCGGATGGTGGTTTGCGATTGGGTACTGGTTCAAGCCGTCGGATTAAGCAGCTTGGGCTTCATTTTAGTGATGTTGAAACGGTTCCAATTCGTGGAAAAATCGAGACACGTTTAGAAAAAATGTTGGATGAACATTTGGATGGTGTTGTACTGGCTTGTGCTGGTCTTGAGCGCATGGGTTATTTAGATCATTTGTTGTATGAGCCACTTTGTCCAGACAATTTTGTTCCTGCAGTTGGGCAGGGAATTCTAGGTGTGGAATGTCGGATGGATGATGAGGAAGTCTTTCAACTGTTGAAAGAGATTTCTGACCCTGAAACAGAACAGATGGCAATTGCGGAACGTAAGTTCTTAGAATTAATGAATGGAAATTGTGATATTCCGCTTGGAGCTTTGGCACAGAGATTTGACGAGGAATGGGTGTTTAATGCTTTTCTTGCCAAAGATGATAATGATGCAGGACGTTCTGTTCGTTTTACAGGGGTAAATCCACTTTCGCTTGCTGTGCAAGCTTATGAGGAGCTGATGAAGTGA
- a CDS encoding uroporphyrinogen-III synthase translates to MKIVSRTHQQNEHTKSVLLTRKNSAADEKFFADRNFVSQILPLSELVLRALTAREIQDLNQSHWVIFTSQTPVKMILSLLTKPIKIACIGEHTAGRIRQCGYEPDFVSSKANKADFIAEWKNLYSEEVQIFYPMSDLAEPILATNAVIKNVICYENRANLSATSALERLLSAGNLDAVYLTSPSAWARFYSVYKNFDCSLKLIAIGKTTQAAIAANGFVSILKDEL, encoded by the coding sequence GTGAAAATCGTTTCACGCACACATCAACAAAATGAGCATACGAAGAGCGTTTTGCTGACGAGAAAAAATTCTGCTGCTGATGAAAAGTTTTTTGCTGACAGAAATTTCGTAAGTCAAATTTTGCCTCTGTCAGAGCTTGTTTTGAGGGCGTTAACAGCACGAGAGATACAGGATTTGAATCAGTCACATTGGGTTATTTTTACGAGTCAGACGCCAGTAAAAATGATTCTGTCGCTGCTTACAAAGCCAATAAAAATTGCTTGTATTGGCGAGCATACGGCAGGCCGAATTCGTCAGTGCGGTTATGAGCCTGATTTTGTTTCGTCAAAGGCAAATAAGGCAGATTTTATTGCTGAATGGAAAAATTTGTATTCTGAAGAGGTACAGATTTTTTATCCGATGTCAGACTTGGCAGAGCCGATATTGGCGACAAATGCAGTCATTAAAAATGTGATTTGTTATGAGAATCGGGCAAATCTGTCAGCTACTTCAGCACTTGAAAGGCTTCTGTCAGCAGGAAATTTAGATGCGGTTTATCTGACAAGTCCATCAGCGTGGGCAAGATTTTATAGTGTCTATAAAAATTTTGATTGCTCTTTGAAATTGATTGCAATTGGAAAAACAACACAAGCTGCAATTGCTGCAAACGGCTTTGTTTCTATATTGAAAGATGAATTATGA
- a CDS encoding pseudouridine synthase, translating into MIVLFNKPYNVLTKFTDNDGRATLADYIKIPNVYAAGRLDKDSEGLLLLTDDGQLNHQLTDPKLKSYKTYVVQVEGDFSDEAARKLGLGILLKDGKTLPAKVKKIAPPDWIWARTPPIRERKNIPTSWIEISIKEGKNRQVRRMTAAVGFPTLRLIRRSIGQYDLGDLKSGEYKIIK; encoded by the coding sequence ATGATTGTACTTTTTAATAAACCTTATAATGTATTGACAAAATTTACAGATAATGATGGTCGAGCAACGCTTGCGGACTATATCAAAATTCCTAATGTTTATGCGGCTGGGCGATTGGATAAAGACAGTGAGGGCTTACTTTTACTGACAGATGATGGGCAGCTTAATCATCAGCTGACAGACCCAAAATTGAAGTCTTATAAGACTTATGTGGTGCAAGTTGAGGGAGATTTTTCAGATGAAGCAGCTCGGAAATTAGGTCTCGGGATTTTGCTCAAAGATGGGAAAACATTACCTGCAAAGGTTAAAAAGATTGCACCGCCTGATTGGATTTGGGCGCGAACACCTCCGATACGTGAGAGAAAAAATATTCCAACAAGTTGGATAGAGATTTCGATTAAGGAAGGGAAAAATCGTCAGGTGCGCCGAATGACAGCAGCCGTTGGTTTTCCAACTTTGCGGTTGATTCGTAGGTCTATTGGTCAGTATGATTTGGGAGATCTCAAATCTGGTGAGTATAAAATAATAAAATGA
- a CDS encoding TPM domain-containing protein, with the protein MRKKSTLFVLSFLTLFFIFFAQQATAQTFPSNIEDSAQILGDSVSTLSQKAQEVAQKTRAGVFVVTTENDISAGDYARTYLADKVGSGNNGVVLVINMNLRKVYIWATGNMKYYLPSSRINATLDVVQPALSDNDNIGAVSVFFDKVEHYYQAGIPTSRKYTVNPETGVITFHRSFQPLNILIAVIVAFIVGGSFVWTIYRRYQMKGSHSIWRYDYGTNGNLELNEQQDVLVNTFITTRRIPRPSSNSGGSSGGGSGGGRSF; encoded by the coding sequence ATGAGAAAAAAATCAACACTTTTTGTCCTTTCTTTTTTGACTTTATTTTTTATATTCTTTGCTCAGCAAGCTACAGCACAGACTTTTCCTTCAAATATTGAAGATAGTGCACAGATTTTAGGAGATAGTGTTTCAACATTGTCCCAAAAAGCTCAAGAAGTTGCGCAAAAAACAAGAGCTGGCGTCTTTGTCGTCACGACAGAAAATGATATATCAGCAGGCGATTACGCAAGAACTTATCTGGCAGACAAGGTGGGTAGTGGCAATAATGGCGTTGTCCTCGTCATCAATATGAATTTGCGCAAAGTTTATATCTGGGCAACAGGAAATATGAAATATTATCTGCCAAGTTCTCGGATTAATGCCACGCTTGATGTCGTGCAACCTGCTTTATCAGATAACGATAACATTGGTGCAGTGAGTGTCTTCTTTGACAAAGTTGAACATTATTATCAAGCTGGTATCCCTACTTCTCGCAAGTATACAGTTAACCCTGAAACCGGCGTCATTACCTTTCATCGAAGTTTTCAACCGCTCAATATTTTAATCGCAGTCATTGTTGCATTTATTGTTGGTGGCAGTTTTGTCTGGACGATTTATCGACGTTATCAAATGAAGGGCAGCCATTCGATTTGGCGCTATGATTACGGGACAAACGGTAATCTTGAACTCAATGAACAACAAGATGTTCTCGTTAATACTTTCATCACAACACGACGAATTCCTCGCCCTTCTTCAAATAGTGGAGGTAGTTCAGGTGGAGGTTCCGGCGGAGGTCGTAGTTTCTAG
- a CDS encoding TFIIB-type zinc ribbon-containing protein, whose product MSDSTVLTHKCPNCGGPLLFEPKNQKFHCEYCGSTFTEQEVTEFEAKQADAAITDNLSTTSISTDSNEIDAKTKEVGIFLCPSCGAEIVTDATTASTWCYYCHNPVVLTSRLSGQFLPEKILPFQIERDDAEAKFLDWVGKKLFVPKEFFNKKQIQNLSGVYFPYWAVDADLSGEMSADATNLRVWIAGDIEYTEHSQYSIARAGDSSFKDLIKNALQKNLADKMVGSVQPFDMGAAIPFKNQYLSGFLTEKRDIEFTDMKENVEQEFRQYADRLMENTISGYSSVSNVRSQQQIKKLDEDYVLLPIWLVTYREAGNDKLFYYAMNGQTGKVAGVLPIDKTKLWIWAIGLCVLILILGILVGYFIS is encoded by the coding sequence ATGAGCGACAGTACTGTGCTTACGCACAAATGTCCCAATTGCGGTGGACCGCTCTTATTTGAACCTAAAAATCAAAAATTCCATTGTGAATATTGTGGTTCTACTTTCACTGAACAGGAAGTGACAGAGTTTGAAGCTAAGCAGGCTGATGCAGCCATTACTGACAACTTATCAACAACTTCTATCAGCACTGACAGCAATGAAATTGACGCTAAAACCAAAGAAGTCGGCATTTTTCTGTGTCCTTCCTGCGGTGCTGAAATCGTGACAGATGCAACAACAGCATCAACTTGGTGTTATTACTGCCATAATCCCGTTGTGCTTACTTCTAGACTTTCTGGTCAATTTTTGCCAGAGAAAATTTTACCTTTCCAGATTGAACGAGATGATGCTGAAGCAAAATTTTTAGATTGGGTCGGTAAAAAATTGTTCGTCCCTAAAGAATTTTTTAATAAAAAACAAATTCAAAATCTTTCTGGTGTCTATTTTCCATACTGGGCTGTTGATGCAGATTTGTCTGGCGAAATGTCTGCCGATGCAACTAATTTACGCGTTTGGATTGCTGGGGACATAGAATACACCGAGCACTCACAATATTCTATTGCGCGTGCTGGAGATAGCAGTTTCAAGGATTTAATCAAAAATGCTTTACAAAAAAATCTGGCTGATAAGATGGTTGGTTCAGTTCAACCTTTTGACATGGGTGCAGCAATTCCATTCAAAAATCAGTACCTATCAGGTTTTCTGACAGAAAAACGAGATATCGAGTTCACTGACATGAAAGAAAATGTTGAACAAGAGTTTCGTCAGTATGCTGACAGACTTATGGAAAATACGATTAGTGGTTACAGCTCTGTCAGTAATGTCCGCAGTCAGCAGCAAATCAAAAAACTTGATGAAGATTATGTACTTCTTCCTATTTGGCTTGTCACTTATCGTGAAGCAGGCAATGATAAACTTTTTTACTATGCAATGAACGGACAAACAGGTAAAGTAGCTGGTGTCCTACCCATTGACAAAACAAAGCTTTGGATCTGGGCAATAGGACTATGCGTGCTTATTTTAATTTTAGGAATTTTAGTGGGGTATTTCATTTCATGA
- a CDS encoding SPFH domain-containing protein — translation MGIIKAATSSIGGALSDQWLEVIEPNEMSGQTVFTNGVKVRKDDKRGSNRKGTSDVITDGSVVHVYENMMMLLVDGGKIIDYTAEPGYYTVKNDTAPSMFNGDLRASVQESFFRFKFGGVTPQAQKVFFINLQEIKGIKFGTATPLQYFDNFYNAELFLRTHGTYSIKITDPLAFYANAIPKNADRVEINDINEQYLAEFLTALNTSINQYSAQGERVSFLTSKSMELSKYMADALDEDWTKLRGMEIVSVAVASISYTDDSQKLINMRNQGAMLGDPSVREGYVQGAVARGLEAAGSNQGGAMNAFMGMNMGGQNLAGFSSTNQAQMTQQQVQKESAGTWTCPECSTKNTGKFCSNCGHGKPEPVAASDIKMACNECGAVVNLANGVPKFCPECGKPFVARAL, via the coding sequence ATGGGAATTATCAAAGCAGCAACAAGCAGTATTGGTGGAGCACTTTCTGACCAATGGCTCGAAGTGATTGAGCCAAATGAAATGTCTGGACAAACTGTTTTTACAAATGGCGTTAAAGTTAGAAAAGATGATAAACGCGGTTCAAACCGCAAAGGAACAAGCGATGTTATAACGGATGGTTCAGTCGTACACGTCTATGAAAATATGATGATGCTTCTTGTTGACGGTGGAAAAATTATTGACTATACTGCCGAACCTGGCTATTACACTGTTAAAAATGACACTGCACCAAGTATGTTTAATGGTGATTTGCGTGCCTCTGTTCAAGAAAGCTTCTTCCGTTTCAAGTTTGGTGGTGTCACTCCACAAGCTCAGAAAGTTTTCTTTATTAATTTACAAGAGATTAAAGGTATCAAGTTTGGCACAGCAACACCTTTGCAATACTTTGATAATTTTTACAATGCAGAGTTGTTTTTGCGAACACATGGGACTTATTCAATCAAAATCACAGACCCATTGGCTTTTTATGCGAATGCGATCCCTAAAAATGCTGACCGTGTAGAAATTAATGACATCAATGAGCAGTATTTAGCTGAATTCTTGACTGCATTGAACACCTCAATTAATCAATATTCTGCACAAGGAGAACGCGTTTCATTTTTGACTTCTAAGTCAATGGAATTGTCAAAATATATGGCTGATGCCTTAGATGAAGATTGGACAAAACTGCGTGGCATGGAAATCGTCTCTGTAGCCGTCGCCAGCATTTCCTATACAGACGATAGTCAAAAACTTATCAATATGCGCAACCAAGGCGCAATGTTAGGTGATCCTAGTGTGCGTGAAGGCTATGTGCAAGGTGCAGTGGCACGTGGTCTTGAAGCTGCTGGCAGCAATCAAGGTGGTGCAATGAATGCTTTCATGGGCATGAATATGGGAGGACAAAATCTAGCTGGTTTTTCTAGTACAAATCAAGCACAAATGACACAACAACAAGTACAAAAAGAATCTGCTGGAACTTGGACTTGTCCTGAATGTTCGACTAAGAATACTGGAAAATTCTGCTCCAACTGTGGGCATGGTAAGCCTGAACCCGTCGCAGCTTCTGATATCAAAATGGCTTGTAACGAATGTGGGGCTGTTGTCAATTTAGCAAATGGTGTCCCTAAGTTCTGTCCTGAATGTGGGAAACCTTTTGTTGCAAGGGCTTTGTGA
- a CDS encoding CPBP family intramembrane glutamic endopeptidase, which translates to MKKIISILVVEILYLTAFHFIIDFLQLGEMIKHFGAYSITAQIFLEEIPIIVLMLFLNHFIWKQKIIFKKYPLGKGLGVSFYTILMFCVAIGAGIYRQVGLGIFIALFVGAIFIGLAEEFVFRGLILGHLISKGKSLLFSMTVSSILFACLHLVNIFHQPLLNTFLQVLYVFPLGMFLAAIYIKTNNLMFAIFLHAMQDFAALVFTGGVSSQVTSLSAVLMDYALYLTLALIILYADSQQIANFKAFLKNIPAQLGDRSLPALAKNKILRSVLLVVALIFGIITNFWYVFAITSNVQRTLAAGKNHAVATQGNQVLGFTLLLSILFYLVVMTFFDYRKSNFCWLLIPVVGGPVFVIIALTKSVRPKFDQKVKRGNHQMIR; encoded by the coding sequence ATGAAGAAAATAATAAGTATCTTAGTTGTAGAGATTCTTTATCTTACAGCTTTCCATTTTATCATTGATTTTTTACAGCTTGGAGAGATGATAAAACATTTTGGAGCTTATAGTATAACTGCTCAGATTTTTCTGGAAGAAATTCCAATTATTGTGCTCATGCTTTTCCTTAATCATTTTATTTGGAAACAAAAGATCATTTTCAAAAAATATCCTTTAGGAAAAGGACTAGGCGTTTCTTTTTATACGATTTTAATGTTTTGTGTAGCGATTGGTGCAGGAATATACCGTCAAGTTGGACTAGGCATTTTTATTGCTTTATTTGTAGGAGCAATCTTTATTGGGCTTGCAGAGGAATTTGTCTTTCGCGGTCTTATTTTGGGACACTTGATTTCCAAAGGAAAATCACTCCTATTTTCGATGACGGTGTCTTCTATTCTCTTTGCTTGCTTGCATTTGGTCAACATCTTTCATCAACCACTTTTAAACACTTTTTTACAGGTGCTTTATGTTTTTCCTTTAGGAATGTTCTTGGCGGCGATTTATATCAAAACAAATAATCTGATGTTTGCAATCTTTCTTCATGCTATGCAAGATTTTGCGGCATTAGTTTTTACGGGTGGAGTGAGTTCGCAAGTGACCTCATTGAGCGCTGTCTTGATGGATTATGCTTTGTATTTAACCCTTGCTTTAATTATTTTATATGCGGATAGTCAGCAAATCGCTAACTTCAAGGCATTTTTAAAAAATATACCAGCTCAACTTGGAGACAGAAGCTTGCCAGCTTTGGCTAAAAATAAAATACTCCGCTCAGTTTTACTTGTTGTGGCGCTGATTTTTGGGATTATTACGAATTTTTGGTATGTCTTCGCCATTACTTCTAACGTACAACGTACCTTGGCAGCAGGCAAAAATCATGCGGTCGCTACACAGGGAAACCAAGTATTAGGATTTACTTTGCTTTTAAGTATCCTATTTTATCTCGTTGTGATGACCTTCTTTGATTATAGAAAAAGTAATTTCTGTTGGTTGCTTATTCCAGTGGTGGGTGGTCCAGTTTTTGTTATTATTGCATTGACAAAAAGTGTTCGTCCAAAATTTGACCAAAAAGTCAAACGAGGAAATCATCAAATGATTCGATAA